Proteins encoded together in one Pantoea sp. CCBC3-3-1 window:
- a CDS encoding UbiD family decarboxylase has protein sequence MSENQKKVTDLRSAIEVLSQYDDELIYTDEPVDPIAELSGVYRYVGANGTVMRPTRIGPAMIFNKIKGYNDMRVLIGLLSSRQRVAHLFGSTPEKLAFMLKDAASNPIAPIVIPQEKAVCQEVVHLASDPDFDILKILPAPTNTPEDAGPYFTLGMCYAADPETGEHDVTIHRLCVQSKDEISMYFVPGRHLDVFRQKAEEKGEPLPISISIGVDPAIEIGACFEPPTTPLGFDELSIAGSLRNQPVELTDCVSVHARAIANAEVVIEGELLPNVRVQEDQNTNTGKAMPEFPGYTGDAQAAVPVIKVKAITHRKHPILQTCIGPSDEHTNMAGIPTEASILQMVERALPGFVQNVHCPSPGTGKYLAVLQVKKRSPADEGRQRQAALLAFSAFSELKHVMLVDEDVDLFDMNDVMWAMTTRYQGDASTVFIPGVRCHPLDPSSDPAFSSSIRAHGIACKTIFDCTVPYDLKHNFKRSAFLEVDVNRFIPGFKK, from the coding sequence ATGTCTGAGAATCAGAAGAAAGTAACAGACTTACGCAGCGCAATTGAGGTGCTGAGTCAGTACGATGACGAGCTCATTTACACCGATGAACCGGTAGATCCGATTGCTGAGCTGTCTGGCGTTTACCGTTATGTTGGCGCAAACGGTACGGTGATGCGCCCGACCCGTATCGGCCCTGCCATGATTTTTAACAAAATCAAAGGCTATAACGACATGCGCGTGCTCATCGGGCTGCTCTCTTCCCGTCAACGCGTTGCTCATCTGTTTGGCAGCACCCCTGAAAAACTGGCCTTTATGTTGAAAGACGCGGCCAGCAATCCAATCGCACCGATTGTTATTCCGCAAGAAAAAGCCGTCTGCCAGGAAGTGGTGCATCTGGCCAGCGATCCCGACTTCGATATTCTGAAAATCCTGCCTGCCCCAACCAATACGCCGGAAGATGCCGGTCCCTATTTTACGCTGGGCATGTGTTACGCCGCCGATCCAGAAACCGGCGAGCATGATGTGACTATTCATCGCCTTTGCGTGCAGAGCAAAGATGAAATCTCCATGTACTTTGTGCCGGGTCGTCATCTGGACGTGTTCCGTCAGAAAGCGGAAGAGAAGGGCGAGCCGCTGCCGATCTCCATCAGCATTGGCGTGGATCCGGCCATTGAAATCGGTGCCTGCTTTGAGCCGCCAACTACGCCGCTGGGCTTCGATGAGCTGTCGATTGCCGGTAGCCTGCGTAATCAGCCCGTTGAGTTGACGGACTGCGTCTCTGTTCATGCGCGTGCCATCGCCAATGCCGAAGTGGTGATTGAAGGCGAACTGTTGCCAAACGTGCGCGTTCAGGAAGATCAGAACACCAACACCGGCAAAGCGATGCCGGAGTTTCCGGGCTATACCGGCGATGCCCAGGCCGCCGTGCCGGTTATCAAGGTGAAGGCAATTACCCACCGCAAACATCCGATCCTGCAAACCTGCATCGGCCCAAGCGATGAACATACCAACATGGCGGGCATCCCAACGGAAGCCAGTATTTTGCAGATGGTCGAGCGCGCGCTGCCGGGCTTTGTGCAGAATGTTCACTGCCCATCACCCGGCACCGGGAAATACCTCGCCGTGCTGCAAGTGAAGAAACGTTCTCCGGCAGATGAAGGAAGACAGCGTCAGGCCGCGTTGCTGGCATTCTCAGCTTTCTCAGAGCTGAAGCACGTGATGCTGGTGGATGAGGATGTCGATCTCTTCGATATGAACGACGTGATGTGGGCGATGACCACGCGTTATCAGGGCGATGCCAGCACCGTGTTTATTCCAGGCGTGCGCTGTCATCCGCTTGATCCCTCTTCCGATCCGGCATTCAGTTCGTCCATCCGTGCGCACGGTATCGCCTGCAAAACCATTTTCGACTGTACCGTGCCTTACGATCTGAAGCATAACTTCAAGCGCAGCGCATTCCTTGAAGTGGACGTAAACCGTTTTATTCCCGGCTTTAAAAAATAA
- a CDS encoding type IV toxin-antitoxin system AbiEi family antitoxin, whose amino-acid sequence MILLNADRASVNQDGLATLVSPNGLPFIFSLNVKKIHRKESLKSIVNNTAHVTTAAPLLLVCNQLTPTLAEYCHSNHLNFIDIAGNAGINVPGLYVLIEGKTAEKIVAPKSRLAEGVMKLLFVLLSQPESLNETYRSLAVKAGVSLGMVSKAFEYLAAQKYYRKTQSGRRLMNAEELLVLWLRDYASALLPKLSGVRVAGCDLWQDIPLGAGEYWGGEVAAAELSDGYLVPEKGQLFTPYALSVRCKELGYRPMHDGQLQLISSFWGRDFQLNEKAKVMLCVADLLASDDDRNKEAARIINDKYLKLSDTALFSY is encoded by the coding sequence TTGATTCTATTGAATGCCGATCGGGCTTCAGTTAATCAGGATGGGCTGGCGACGTTAGTCAGCCCAAATGGGCTACCATTTATCTTTTCATTAAACGTTAAAAAAATTCACCGTAAAGAGTCACTTAAAAGCATTGTTAACAATACGGCGCACGTTACAACGGCTGCTCCTCTGCTGCTTGTTTGTAATCAGCTGACCCCCACTCTTGCTGAGTATTGTCACAGTAATCACCTGAACTTTATCGATATCGCAGGCAATGCAGGGATAAATGTTCCCGGGCTGTATGTACTTATTGAAGGTAAAACGGCAGAGAAAATAGTCGCGCCTAAGTCCCGACTGGCTGAAGGCGTCATGAAGCTGCTTTTTGTTCTGCTATCCCAACCTGAATCCTTAAATGAGACCTACAGAAGCCTGGCTGTGAAAGCCGGTGTTTCGCTGGGGATGGTGAGCAAAGCTTTTGAGTATCTTGCCGCACAAAAATACTACCGTAAAACGCAGTCTGGCCGACGCTTAATGAATGCCGAAGAGCTGCTGGTATTGTGGCTACGAGACTACGCTTCGGCCTTGCTTCCAAAATTATCAGGTGTTCGCGTAGCGGGTTGCGATTTGTGGCAGGATATCCCACTGGGTGCAGGAGAGTATTGGGGTGGGGAGGTGGCCGCCGCTGAATTAAGTGACGGTTATCTGGTACCGGAAAAGGGACAGTTATTTACGCCCTATGCTTTGTCAGTGCGCTGTAAGGAACTTGGGTACAGGCCAATGCATGACGGCCAGCTACAGCTGATATCCAGCTTCTGGGGACGGGATTTTCAGCTAAATGAAAAAGCAAAGGTGATGCTGTGCGTAGCGGATCTGCTGGCCAGCGACGACGACCGCAACAAGGAAGCAGCAAGGATTATCAATGACAAATACCTTAAGCTTAGCGATACCGCTCTTTTCAGTTACTGA
- a CDS encoding LysR family transcriptional regulator — MEYRHLQAFLVLSEELHFGNAACRLNIAQPALSQHIKALEQELGLPLFVRDKRKVALTWEGEQLIGRAKIAISQFSRFREHANILKQGLQGHLTLGYVGSSILDPSLAMLINGYRQAWPTTEITIEEHNVDNQLTRLMDDRLDIALVRSPVPRYDELDYLNIVTRPLTAVLPANHPLCGQQRICLSQLSDETFLIQEDPPGIGLGWSVLSACQRAGFTPGKIQVTRDVSVAMGLVAMGMGVTVVPETQRSVLLPDVGYCQLIDEQATTTLMLAWQRRRYHRTLKNFVNYARELTEKGGC, encoded by the coding sequence GTGGAATACCGGCATTTACAAGCTTTCCTGGTCCTTTCGGAAGAGCTGCATTTTGGCAATGCGGCTTGCCGCCTGAATATTGCCCAGCCCGCGCTGAGCCAGCATATTAAGGCGCTGGAGCAGGAGCTCGGCCTGCCGCTGTTTGTCCGTGATAAGCGCAAAGTCGCCCTGACCTGGGAAGGCGAGCAGCTGATTGGCCGGGCTAAAATTGCGATTAGCCAGTTTTCGCGGTTTCGCGAACATGCCAATATTTTGAAGCAGGGATTGCAGGGCCACCTGACGCTGGGTTATGTCGGCAGTTCCATTCTCGACCCCAGTCTGGCAATGTTAATCAATGGTTATCGACAGGCCTGGCCCACCACCGAGATAACAATTGAAGAACACAATGTCGACAATCAGCTCACACGGTTAATGGATGACCGGCTCGATATCGCGCTGGTTCGCTCGCCGGTGCCGCGTTACGACGAACTGGATTATCTGAATATTGTCACCCGCCCCCTGACCGCCGTCTTACCGGCTAATCATCCGCTGTGCGGGCAGCAACGTATCTGCCTCAGCCAGCTCTCTGATGAAACCTTTTTGATTCAGGAAGATCCACCGGGTATCGGGCTGGGCTGGTCGGTACTTTCTGCCTGTCAGCGTGCGGGATTCACGCCGGGAAAGATTCAGGTGACGCGCGACGTTTCGGTCGCAATGGGACTGGTGGCGATGGGCATGGGCGTCACCGTGGTGCCGGAAACGCAGCGTTCGGTTCTGCTGCCCGACGTGGGCTATTGTCAGCTGATTGATGAACAAGCCACCACCACGCTGATGCTTGCCTGGCAGCGGCGTCGTTATCACCGCACGTTAAAGAACTTTGTTAATTATGCGCGGGAACTGACTGAGAAAGGGGGATGCTGA
- a CDS encoding RES family NAD+ phosphorylase: MAESDNRDVAVRKLRKPKHVLEVNFTTWIAGKPICRIHSANFNALQFNPGKGNARFSPLSNGVSTLYGGENIGVAIMETLFHDLPPDSAGVPYDLAKLEGAVHSVIKPCTNLTLVDLNPKTLRRMGITRSELLDSSADQYVFTREYSLAIYLNFSEVHGLQWSSKQHGSTALMLFGDRVKPEDFSVLIESQPLLESAAVINAIEYEADQLGIVLIEPLGGYGP; encoded by the coding sequence ATGGCTGAGTCGGATAACAGGGATGTTGCCGTTCGCAAGTTGCGGAAACCCAAACATGTATTAGAAGTCAATTTCACAACATGGATAGCGGGCAAACCAATTTGCCGGATACATTCGGCAAACTTTAACGCTCTCCAGTTTAATCCAGGAAAAGGCAACGCCCGGTTTAGTCCTTTAAGCAATGGTGTATCGACTTTGTATGGTGGTGAGAACATTGGCGTTGCCATAATGGAAACGCTCTTTCATGATTTACCGCCAGATTCAGCAGGAGTTCCCTACGATTTGGCAAAACTGGAAGGTGCGGTTCATTCGGTCATCAAACCCTGCACCAATCTTACTCTGGTTGATCTTAATCCTAAAACGCTTCGCAGAATGGGCATTACACGTTCTGAATTACTTGATTCATCCGCCGATCAGTATGTTTTCACCCGTGAATATTCTCTGGCCATTTATTTGAATTTCTCTGAAGTGCATGGCTTGCAGTGGTCTTCAAAACAGCATGGAAGTACAGCCTTAATGCTATTTGGCGATCGGGTAAAACCAGAAGATTTCAGCGTGTTAATTGAGTCACAGCCACTTTTGGAATCTGCCGCCGTAATAAACGCTATCGAATACGAAGCCGATCAGTTGGGGATTGTACTTATTGAACCGTTGGGCGGTTATGGGCCATAG
- a CDS encoding DUF943 family protein, translating to MIRKWIAIFLFFIVAMIMAIMGLRLAIRQPEIIDVFTQNDTSNVIVKNFPLTDKGKIDWWLDNKNTLFESYGFPKEDKSYGTYTVTFWDYGNGYKKFREPESSFLNFFYNEMYCFDSEKENERCLDKNILLIINKSTTGIVSYTTEHKYYQKKNGDIFEGE from the coding sequence ATGATTAGGAAATGGATTGCTATTTTTCTGTTTTTTATCGTTGCTATGATAATGGCTATTATGGGATTGCGGCTGGCCATCCGTCAGCCTGAGATAATCGATGTGTTCACTCAGAATGATACCAGTAACGTTATTGTGAAAAATTTCCCGTTGACGGATAAAGGGAAGATTGACTGGTGGCTTGATAATAAAAATACGCTGTTTGAATCGTATGGTTTCCCTAAAGAAGATAAAAGTTATGGGACTTATACCGTAACGTTTTGGGATTATGGTAATGGTTACAAGAAATTTAGAGAGCCAGAGAGTTCATTTCTTAATTTTTTTTATAATGAAATGTATTGTTTTGATAGCGAAAAAGAAAATGAGAGGTGTTTGGATAAAAACATCCTGTTGATAATTAACAAGTCAACAACGGGTATTGTCAGTTATACGACAGAGCATAAATACTATCAAAAGAAAAATGGTGATATCTTTGAGGGTGAATAA
- a CDS encoding DUF4153 domain-containing protein — MLPKGVLPVSTRWMIIIIGLFAGLLWALPDGLSLHERYAVYLPPLSLGAASVLAFTLTRPGAIKPWLCALAVLPVIALMTGWLRWNFPTLPQGEFNFRNICAVIFMLSMLMPAVQAFCNKSEESEGKVQMSVDIADALWRNTFTLGMTGIITLLFWLVLLIWSKLFSAIGITFFDWLFFNNVFFAPMATGMVMAASIGYCKGMASPVSVYRQLVTLAASALLPLHAIVSLLFLACLPLTGLAGLPHALSAATILLTITLMMLVFSAVVDKRALSASFWRRGMGRIVLIAQFLTPLLAALAGWALWIRINEYGWTVERVYGVAIALIAFIGSLLLVWFQRRAWSQGAGSMKTYTALMLGLTALGCFLLHTPVADPYRIEIKNQLARFKQGTAKASEMDIYSFSTAGRRGMQALQTVNQHPQWLYSPADQKQMLVQLLAEKTGKTYQQADVGELQRSIPLRTGSEAPPESWWQSQANYLDHSLATCMVDKDTCLLWMQDLNNDGSLEVLLYNRNQQEIVIYKTGEEGWRQTGSLSLRDKDPNIEKSIREEVPGTALKPWRDLKIDGHRYPVQYYGNDDE, encoded by the coding sequence ATGTTGCCAAAAGGCGTTTTACCAGTAAGTACCCGCTGGATGATTATCATTATTGGGCTATTCGCGGGGCTGCTTTGGGCTTTGCCGGATGGCCTTAGCCTGCATGAGCGCTATGCAGTTTATCTGCCGCCGCTTTCTCTCGGCGCGGCCAGCGTGCTGGCTTTTACTCTTACGCGACCGGGCGCAATAAAGCCCTGGCTGTGCGCGTTGGCAGTACTGCCTGTTATCGCGCTAATGACAGGGTGGCTGCGCTGGAACTTTCCGACTCTTCCGCAAGGCGAGTTCAACTTTAGAAATATCTGTGCCGTCATTTTTATGCTCAGCATGTTGATGCCTGCCGTTCAGGCTTTCTGCAATAAGTCAGAAGAGAGCGAAGGCAAAGTACAAATGAGCGTAGATATAGCCGATGCGCTGTGGCGCAATACGTTTACTCTGGGTATGACCGGCATTATAACCCTGCTGTTCTGGCTGGTGCTGTTAATCTGGAGCAAACTGTTCAGCGCAATTGGCATTACGTTTTTTGACTGGCTGTTTTTTAATAATGTCTTTTTTGCCCCAATGGCAACCGGCATGGTAATGGCTGCCAGCATTGGATATTGCAAAGGCATGGCGAGTCCGGTCAGCGTGTACCGTCAACTGGTAACTCTGGCGGCCAGCGCGCTGTTACCCTTGCATGCTATCGTATCACTGTTGTTTCTGGCCTGCCTGCCGTTAACCGGCCTGGCGGGCCTCCCGCATGCGCTTTCAGCGGCAACAATATTGCTTACCATAACGCTGATGATGCTGGTATTTAGCGCCGTCGTTGATAAAAGGGCGCTCAGCGCATCGTTCTGGCGGCGTGGTATGGGGCGTATCGTGCTGATAGCGCAATTTCTTACTCCACTGCTGGCCGCGCTGGCTGGCTGGGCATTATGGATACGGATTAATGAATATGGCTGGACGGTAGAGCGGGTCTATGGCGTTGCAATAGCCCTGATCGCTTTTATCGGTTCGCTGCTGCTTGTGTGGTTCCAGCGCCGTGCCTGGTCTCAGGGCGCGGGCAGCATGAAGACGTATACCGCTTTGATGCTGGGTTTAACAGCACTTGGCTGCTTCCTGCTTCATACTCCGGTGGCCGATCCTTATCGTATTGAGATAAAAAACCAGCTGGCGCGCTTTAAGCAAGGCACAGCAAAAGCGAGCGAGATGGATATTTACTCATTCAGCACTGCGGGCCGTCGGGGGATGCAGGCGTTACAGACAGTAAACCAGCATCCGCAATGGCTCTATTCTCCTGCTGATCAAAAGCAAATGCTGGTACAGCTCCTGGCGGAAAAAACGGGTAAAACGTATCAGCAAGCGGATGTCGGCGAACTGCAACGCAGTATCCCATTACGAACAGGCAGTGAAGCGCCGCCAGAAAGCTGGTGGCAATCTCAGGCAAATTATCTCGATCATTCCCTTGCTACCTGCATGGTGGATAAGGATACCTGTCTGCTCTGGATGCAGGATCTCAATAACGATGGGTCGCTGGAAGTGCTGCTCTATAACCGTAATCAGCAGGAGATCGTTATCTACAAAACCGGTGAAGAAGGCTGGCGTCAAACAGGAAGCCTGTCCTTGCGGGATAAAGATCCGAACATTGAAAAAAGTATTCGTGAGGAAGTGCCCGGGACGGCGTTAAAACCCTGGCGCGATCTTAAAATTGATGGTCATCGATACCCGGTACAATATTACGGGAACGACGACGAATAA
- a CDS encoding YPO3983 family protein, whose translation MAALQFPFTVFKSQKKMDDSSASDMRCGDLSENELKRKFHLVDISTRADPYKLTKITPFNQPQSRFYGMHGQGEKITQQECARVLFDEFRSLSRPFAAYGPYKHLIEKMITHLQEGEGQAFRDPLLDSALKEQILDDKSKKYSSFLRLKQALASNIDWNLCCFDNARKHTLIDAVKTSILPKFCRFQDNFNGMGITIHDTWATHITVSSLKIEKDAFQAVINYKIQDHFGLDNDDIMKAKFNQFHFFRIWFLLQRYDRFGFKPFFTNLEARVEIKWSKND comes from the coding sequence ATGGCAGCTCTGCAATTCCCCTTTACCGTATTTAAAAGCCAAAAGAAAATGGATGATAGCAGCGCCAGCGATATGCGCTGTGGTGACTTATCTGAGAACGAACTGAAAAGAAAATTTCACCTGGTTGATATATCCACCAGAGCCGATCCTTACAAACTGACTAAAATCACCCCCTTCAATCAACCACAGTCGCGGTTTTACGGTATGCATGGGCAGGGGGAAAAAATCACTCAGCAGGAATGTGCCAGAGTTTTGTTTGATGAGTTTAGAAGCCTGTCGCGACCTTTTGCCGCTTACGGTCCCTATAAGCATCTTATCGAAAAGATGATTACTCACCTGCAGGAAGGTGAAGGCCAGGCATTCAGAGATCCTTTGTTGGACAGCGCTTTAAAGGAGCAAATACTTGATGATAAATCTAAAAAGTACAGCTCTTTTCTGCGACTTAAACAGGCACTAGCCTCTAACATTGACTGGAATTTATGCTGTTTTGATAATGCAAGAAAGCACACTTTAATTGATGCGGTAAAAACCAGTATTCTTCCTAAATTTTGCAGGTTTCAGGATAATTTCAATGGTATGGGAATTACTATACATGATACCTGGGCAACCCATATTACTGTCTCCTCACTAAAAATTGAGAAAGATGCGTTTCAGGCAGTTATAAACTATAAAATTCAGGACCATTTTGGCCTGGATAATGATGATATTATGAAGGCGAAATTTAACCAGTTTCATTTCTTCCGTATATGGTTTTTGCTTCAGAGATATGACAGGTTTGGTTTTAAGCCTTTTTTTACCAATCTGGAAGCGCGAGTGGAAATTAAATGGAGTAAAAATGATTAG
- a CDS encoding integrase produces MMSAKANTVRRNEYSFNVQTLNGAQLTKLETNADKDYLVIDLGQAKEHSPVFNETIKVAMRAAMNAVLASLSMPETAAPETAVARRKVPDEALTEAKPEKSARAERNAQRLQQLTARILADSEWLTARELSEKANFRNTNPSAGPNRWKAAGALFAIPLNGKDNYPAYALDEGFRPIPVVKQVIRLFEGRKTPWGLAIWFGSENSWLAGRKPKDVLITQPQQVLEAAHAELDGGTHG; encoded by the coding sequence ATGATGTCAGCGAAAGCCAATACTGTACGGCGTAATGAATATTCATTTAACGTTCAAACGTTAAACGGCGCTCAGCTCACTAAGCTGGAAACGAATGCAGATAAAGATTATCTGGTCATTGATTTAGGGCAGGCTAAAGAACATAGCCCGGTTTTTAATGAAACCATCAAAGTGGCGATGCGGGCGGCCATGAATGCTGTTCTGGCATCGTTGAGCATGCCTGAGACCGCAGCGCCTGAAACCGCTGTCGCTCGCCGCAAAGTGCCTGACGAGGCTCTTACTGAAGCAAAGCCGGAAAAATCGGCGCGTGCGGAACGAAATGCACAGCGTTTGCAGCAATTAACTGCCCGTATTCTTGCGGATTCAGAATGGCTGACGGCTCGAGAGTTGTCTGAGAAAGCTAACTTCCGCAACACGAATCCGAGTGCAGGCCCGAACCGCTGGAAGGCTGCTGGCGCTCTTTTTGCTATACCGCTGAATGGCAAAGACAACTATCCGGCATATGCACTGGATGAAGGATTCAGACCAATTCCTGTTGTTAAACAAGTTATTAGATTGTTTGAAGGGAGGAAAACTCCCTGGGGATTAGCTATCTGGTTCGGTTCAGAAAATAGTTGGCTGGCAGGCAGAAAACCGAAAGATGTGTTGATAACTCAGCCACAGCAGGTACTCGAGGCGGCCCATGCCGAACTGGACGGGGGAACCCATGGCTGA
- a CDS encoding DUF1176 domain-containing protein, producing the protein MKASYTTALFLFSTLTAPVLAEQSGISFEHKDWEVTCDNTLTCRTAGYANEEGAGGSVLLTRQAGANTVPTGEVILSETDSEDEAPVTKLTVWINGVSAGDLTAAENDTWRLSQPQTLGLINAVKGSGKVEFKGGHTPFMLSNDGAYAVMLKVDDVQGRIGTPGAWTKKGNKPESGVTKAVPAPVIQAAKVSKEPSRLLTQQEITALKPRLMATLTDDLQCDRLNPDEEEKGSISDEESDKLTYIPLDNTHALISTLCWRAAYNEGYGYWVIDKALTGKPAIVTDSGDDYRDGEISWFQKGRGIADCVSMAGWVWDGQTFQKTRHANSGMCRYIRAGGSWDLPDFVTEVKPAP; encoded by the coding sequence GTGAAAGCCTCTTATACAACAGCCTTGTTCTTATTCAGTACCCTTACTGCACCCGTCCTCGCCGAACAAAGCGGCATCTCATTCGAGCATAAAGACTGGGAAGTGACCTGCGACAACACCCTGACCTGTCGTACCGCTGGTTATGCCAATGAAGAAGGCGCGGGCGGTTCGGTGCTGCTTACCCGACAGGCTGGTGCGAACACGGTTCCCACCGGTGAGGTCATTTTGTCGGAGACCGACTCGGAAGATGAAGCACCTGTTACTAAGCTGACCGTATGGATTAATGGTGTTTCAGCGGGCGATCTCACCGCGGCTGAAAACGACACCTGGCGGTTATCGCAGCCGCAAACCCTTGGGCTGATCAATGCCGTTAAGGGCAGCGGCAAAGTCGAGTTCAAAGGCGGCCACACGCCCTTTATGCTCTCAAACGATGGCGCTTACGCCGTCATGCTGAAAGTGGATGATGTGCAGGGCCGTATTGGTACGCCAGGCGCATGGACCAAAAAGGGAAATAAGCCGGAAAGCGGCGTAACCAAAGCCGTACCGGCGCCGGTTATTCAGGCGGCGAAAGTCAGTAAAGAACCTTCCCGCCTGCTGACCCAACAGGAGATTACCGCGCTAAAGCCCCGGCTGATGGCTACGCTGACCGACGATCTGCAATGCGATCGCCTGAACCCGGATGAGGAAGAAAAGGGCAGTATTAGCGACGAAGAGAGCGACAAGCTGACCTATATCCCGCTGGATAACACCCATGCTCTGATCTCCACGCTTTGCTGGCGCGCTGCCTACAACGAAGGGTACGGCTACTGGGTTATCGATAAAGCCTTAACCGGTAAACCTGCGATCGTCACGGATTCCGGCGATGATTACCGCGACGGCGAGATTTCCTGGTTCCAGAAAGGTCGCGGCATTGCCGACTGCGTCAGTATGGCCGGATGGGTATGGGACGGCCAGACATTCCAGAAAACCCGACATGCGAACAGCGGGATGTGTCGCTATATCCGTGCGGGTGGAAGTTGGGATTTACCGGATTTTGTGACCGAGGTGAAGCCAGCGCCCTGA
- a CDS encoding DUF1176 domain-containing protein yields the protein MNIPIKTAFLILAALSAPAIARESGTYFYHKNWEVACDNTLTCRTLGFERDREMDSSVLLTRQAGRDTVPTGEVMLEKNDLRDDSTVNKLTIWINGKSAGDLTAAENGVWRLSQPQTLALISAVKGNGNVEFKGGESSFTLSNDGAYATMLKVDDVQGRIGTPGAWTKTGDKPESSVAKAIFQPVIQAAKVSQAQPRILSKSEVAALRPRLLATLNEDMDCERMTYPGQENINGEIDKDEFTLTPLDDHHALISTLCWSGAYNEGHGYWIIDKQLKGDPVAVTNAGYKYQDGVISSYFMVSSMGNSATEEQWVWEGKAFPKSRSVLWRSRSEDGGWEMPLLVTEVKTAK from the coding sequence GTGAATATACCGATCAAAACAGCTTTCCTGATACTGGCTGCGTTAAGCGCACCGGCAATAGCCAGAGAAAGCGGTACCTACTTCTATCATAAAAACTGGGAAGTCGCCTGCGACAACACCCTGACCTGCCGTACTCTGGGTTTCGAAAGGGATCGGGAAATGGACAGCTCGGTTCTGCTTACCCGACAGGCTGGCAGGGACACTGTTCCCACCGGTGAAGTGATGCTGGAAAAAAACGACCTGCGGGACGATTCCACCGTAAATAAATTAACGATATGGATTAACGGCAAGTCAGCAGGCGATCTCACCGCAGCTGAAAACGGTGTCTGGCGGTTATCTCAGCCGCAAACACTGGCACTTATTAGTGCAGTAAAAGGGAACGGCAACGTCGAATTTAAAGGCGGCGAATCCTCATTTACGCTCTCAAACGATGGCGCTTATGCCACCATGCTGAAAGTGGATGATGTACAAGGCCGTATCGGCACACCGGGAGCCTGGACGAAAACGGGTGATAAACCGGAAAGCAGCGTCGCTAAGGCCATCTTCCAACCCGTGATTCAGGCAGCAAAAGTCAGCCAGGCTCAGCCTCGCATCCTGAGCAAATCAGAAGTCGCTGCGCTCAGGCCACGCCTGCTCGCCACGCTGAACGAGGATATGGATTGCGAGCGTATGACGTATCCCGGCCAGGAAAATATCAATGGAGAAATCGATAAAGACGAATTTACGCTGACTCCGCTTGATGACCATCACGCCTTAATTTCCACGCTGTGCTGGAGCGGTGCTTATAACGAAGGGCATGGCTACTGGATAATTGATAAACAGCTCAAAGGGGATCCCGTAGCGGTCACTAACGCTGGCTATAAGTATCAGGATGGCGTCATTTCAAGCTACTTTATGGTCAGCAGCATGGGCAACTCAGCGACGGAAGAACAGTGGGTATGGGAGGGTAAAGCTTTCCCGAAAAGCCGCTCGGTGCTGTGGCGGTCAAGGAGTGAGGATGGCGGCTGGGAGATGCCTCTGCTGGTAACGGAAGTGAAAACGGCTAAATGA